GATCTTCGATGCATGCGATGGGGTTGGCCATTGTCTCGCTCCAGTTGTATCGAAGCGATACTAATTGGCCGCCCTGCTTCAACGCGCGACATTTGTTCCGCTCAAGCGCGAAAGATATTCCGCTGCCTCCTGGCTTGCGCGCGCGCAGACGCCGACCAACCAGTCGGCAAATTCGCCCGCCGGGCCTTGCGACGTGTGAGGCATCAGATAGTACGGCGGCACTGGGCACGTGATCCCGGGGAACAGCGCAACGAGTGCGCCTGTCGCGAGCCAAGGGTACGCAAGCGTCGGTCTGCCGAGCGCGATACCCTGGCCGCTTACCGCCGCCTCCAGCAGCAAGCCGAGGTCCATCAGCTTCGGGCCCTCCTGCGGCTCAGGCCGGTCGAGGCCCGCTGCGTGCAGCCACGGCGTCCACGGCTCCAGCGACGTTCTCAAGAGGGGCGCGCGCGCCAGATCCGTGGGTTGGGTCAGCGGTCCAACGGAGCGCAATAGCGAAGGCGCAATCAACGGCGTTGCGCAATCGCGCATCAAGATCGTGCAGCCCGGCTCGACGGGCTCGCCGCCGCGTATCCACAAGTCGATATCGCCAGGCGCACTGTCCGGATACGGCGTGGTCAGTACAAGCTCGAGTTCGACCGAGGCATAGCGGTCCGTAAATTCGTGGAGCTTCGAGGCCATGATCTGGCGCGCAAA
The nucleotide sequence above comes from Paraburkholderia flagellata. Encoded proteins:
- a CDS encoding LysR substrate-binding domain-containing protein, with protein sequence MNIPRLRIPSLDGLLAFEAAARHGTFERAAEALCVTGSAVAKRVAAVEQLLGVQLLDRSAKTLVLTEVGREYLQQVSGPLRMLAAVPLHQLDDTRKQRLRVCAPPTFARQIMASKLHEFTDRYASVELELVLTTPYPDSAPGDIDLWIRGGEPVEPGCTILMRDCATPLIAPSLLRSVGPLTQPTDLARAPLLRTSLEPWTPWLHAAGLDRPEPQEGPKLMDLGLLLEAAVSGQGIALGRPTLAYPWLATGALVALFPGITCPVPPYYLMPHTSQGPAGEFADWLVGVCARASQEAAEYLSRLSGTNVAR